A genomic segment from Pseudomonas sp. M30-35 encodes:
- a CDS encoding FimV/HubP family polar landmark protein — MLRVRKLVLAMAAASALSSGMAHALGLGEVTLKSSLNQPLEAEIELVEVRDLAPNEVLPSLASPEDFNKAGVDRQFFLNDLKFTPVIKPNGKSVIRITSSKSVREPYLNFLVEVLWPNGRLLREYTVLLDPPLYSPQAAAAPRAAVTAPIARTTVAPTPRPAPRPAAPALRPASTGAAPASSPGATGSNEYRIQKDDSLWEIAQRSRQNGSIHQAMLAIQDLNPDAFIDGNINRMKSGQVLRLPDQAAINSRSQAEALAQVNQQNAEWREGPAAPAGARQLDATKREVAGAAPAKAEEGDKLKLVSAEAGKSTAGSDKGQADSETLSNKLAVTQESLDSTRRANEELSGRMNDLQSQVDKLQRLIKLKDDQLAKLQADLASQGDTAATAAVPGAQPEPAADTSAAAASDAEESASETPVAGTPAATDEPDFNYSEEPAVTPEAPAPVEAPTPAPAPEPVVAPEPEVAKPAAPAAQPAPAPASMVDDLLANPMLLGIVAAGGLLALLVILMIISRRKALKESESADDSLEPDNSFAAESELPDDGFAGLDDDFDLDNDQAEVAKDQPTTPQTADVLGEADIYIAYGRFNQAAELLQNAINNEPERSDLHLKLMEVYAEMGDRDGYARQQDELREMGGATEEVAQLNAKYPALAGLAGGLAVAGAADNDLDSFSLDDLTMDDVDATAAPVNSSPAATDSDDSFDLSLDDLESELDSQLQSTASAGMDSFDLDDELGKAASAPVADQEDDLGFELSLDDEADKGAGLTDELADFNFDLDSTQPSTTLADSDDDFLLDLDDADLSSTPVPAADAAPKAGSDDGFDLSEDFDLSLNDDADIAPETKPDNFAAQLDEVTAELDQLSESLEQQKPADELDMPEFTEESSVAAFEDEDDFDFLSGTDETATKLDLARAYIDMGDSEGARDILDEVVAEGNDDQQKEAKELINKLV; from the coding sequence ATGCTTCGGGTTCGCAAACTGGTGCTGGCAATGGCAGCTGCTTCGGCACTGTCCTCCGGTATGGCGCACGCGCTGGGTCTGGGTGAAGTCACTCTAAAATCCTCGCTGAATCAACCGTTGGAGGCAGAAATTGAGTTGGTCGAAGTCAGAGATCTGGCTCCCAACGAAGTCTTGCCGAGCCTGGCGTCCCCGGAAGATTTCAATAAGGCTGGCGTTGATCGCCAGTTCTTCCTGAACGACCTTAAATTTACCCCGGTGATCAAGCCGAACGGTAAAAGCGTTATTCGCATCACTTCGAGCAAGTCGGTGCGTGAGCCGTACCTGAACTTCCTGGTTGAGGTGCTCTGGCCAAATGGTCGTTTGTTGCGTGAATACACGGTATTGCTTGATCCGCCACTGTATTCCCCGCAAGCCGCTGCAGCTCCTCGTGCTGCGGTCACTGCACCGATTGCACGCACGACTGTTGCCCCAACTCCTCGTCCTGCTCCTCGCCCGGCTGCTCCAGCGCTGCGCCCAGCAAGCACTGGCGCAGCACCTGCCAGTTCGCCAGGCGCGACGGGTAGCAATGAGTACCGTATTCAGAAAGATGACAGCCTGTGGGAAATCGCTCAGCGTTCGCGCCAGAACGGCAGCATCCACCAAGCGATGCTGGCAATTCAGGATCTCAATCCTGATGCCTTCATTGATGGCAATATCAATCGTATGAAGAGTGGCCAAGTGCTGCGTCTGCCAGATCAGGCTGCCATCAATTCACGTTCGCAAGCTGAAGCGTTGGCCCAGGTTAATCAGCAGAATGCTGAGTGGCGTGAAGGCCCAGCTGCTCCAGCGGGTGCTCGTCAGCTAGATGCGACCAAGCGTGAAGTCGCAGGTGCTGCTCCTGCCAAAGCCGAGGAGGGAGATAAGCTCAAGCTAGTCTCAGCCGAGGCGGGTAAGTCTACTGCCGGTAGCGATAAAGGTCAGGCCGACAGCGAAACGCTCAGCAACAAGCTAGCCGTCACTCAAGAAAGCCTGGATTCAACACGTCGTGCGAACGAAGAGCTTTCTGGTCGAATGAATGACCTGCAAAGCCAGGTCGATAAGCTGCAACGCTTGATTAAACTCAAAGATGATCAGTTGGCCAAGTTGCAAGCTGATCTGGCAAGTCAGGGTGATACTGCGGCGACTGCCGCAGTGCCTGGCGCTCAGCCTGAGCCAGCAGCAGATACATCAGCTGCCGCGGCATCTGATGCCGAAGAGTCAGCCTCAGAGACGCCTGTCGCAGGGACGCCTGCCGCAACTGACGAGCCTGACTTCAACTATAGCGAAGAGCCTGCTGTAACCCCAGAGGCACCTGCACCGGTTGAAGCACCAACTCCAGCTCCGGCTCCAGAACCTGTGGTTGCACCAGAACCTGAGGTCGCGAAGCCCGCTGCTCCGGCTGCTCAACCAGCCCCGGCCCCTGCGTCGATGGTTGATGATTTACTAGCCAATCCAATGCTGCTCGGGATCGTGGCGGCCGGTGGTTTGCTGGCTTTGTTAGTTATATTGATGATTATTTCGCGCCGTAAAGCGCTGAAAGAGTCAGAGTCTGCCGATGACAGCCTTGAGCCGGATAATAGTTTTGCGGCCGAGTCTGAGTTGCCAGATGATGGCTTTGCAGGTCTGGATGACGATTTCGATCTGGATAATGATCAAGCTGAAGTTGCAAAAGACCAGCCTACAACCCCGCAAACAGCAGATGTGCTGGGGGAGGCGGATATATACATCGCATACGGGCGCTTCAATCAAGCGGCTGAGCTGCTACAAAACGCTATCAATAATGAGCCAGAGCGTAGTGACCTGCACCTCAAGTTGATGGAAGTCTATGCCGAGATGGGCGACCGTGATGGTTACGCTCGTCAACAGGACGAACTGCGTGAGATGGGCGGTGCAACTGAAGAAGTTGCTCAGCTCAATGCCAAATACCCTGCGCTGGCAGGCCTGGCGGGTGGTTTGGCCGTGGCCGGTGCCGCTGACAATGATCTCGACAGCTTCAGTCTTGATGACTTGACGATGGATGATGTCGATGCAACTGCTGCGCCGGTTAATTCGAGCCCTGCCGCCACCGACAGCGATGACTCTTTCGACCTGAGCCTGGATGATCTGGAGTCTGAATTGGACTCTCAGCTGCAGTCTACTGCAAGCGCCGGCATGGACAGCTTTGATCTGGATGACGAGCTTGGCAAGGCAGCTAGTGCGCCAGTTGCGGACCAGGAAGACGATCTGGGTTTTGAGCTGAGCCTGGATGACGAAGCCGATAAAGGCGCTGGCCTTACGGATGAACTGGCTGATTTCAACTTTGATCTGGACAGCACCCAGCCTAGCACTACGCTGGCTGACTCAGATGATGATTTCCTGCTGGACCTGGATGATGCAGACCTTTCGTCAACCCCTGTGCCGGCGGCTGACGCTGCGCCGAAAGCTGGGTCTGATGATGGCTTTGATCTGTCGGAAGATTTTGATCTGTCATTGAATGATGATGCTGATATTGCACCTGAGACAAAACCTGATAACTTTGCCGCCCAATTGGATGAAGTTACGGCTGAACTTGATCAATTGAGTGAAAGCCTGGAACAGCAAAAGCCAGCTGATGAACTTGATATGCCAGAGTTCACCGAGGAATCTTCGGTTGCAGCATTTGAAGACGAAGATGATTTCGACTTCCTGTCTGGCACCGATGAGACCGCGACCAAGCTGGATCTGGCTCGGGCTTATATTGATATGGGCGACTCAGAGGGTGCACGCGACATTCTCGATGAAGTGGTTGCTGAAGGTAACGATGATCAACAGAAAGAAGCCAAAGAGTTGATCAATAAACTGGTTTGA